The following are encoded together in the Monodelphis domestica isolate mMonDom1 chromosome 5, mMonDom1.pri, whole genome shotgun sequence genome:
- the ARF3 gene encoding ADP-ribosylation factor 3, with protein sequence MGNIFGNLLKSLIGKKEMRILMVGLDAAGKTTILYKLKLGEIVTTIPTIGFNVETVEYKNISFTVWDVGGQDKIRPLWRHYFQNTQGLIFVVDSNDRERVNEAREELMRMLAEDELRDAVLLVFANKQDLPNAMNAAEITDKLGLHSLRHRNWYIQATCATSGDGLYEGLDWLANQLKNKK encoded by the exons ATGGGGAACATCTTTGGAAACCTGCTGAAGAGCCTGATTGGGAAAAAGGAGATGCGCATCTTGATGGTGGGGTTGGATGCTGCTGGGAAAACCACCATCCTCTACAAGCTGAAGTTGGGGGAAATTGTCACTACTATTCCTACCATAG GCTTCAATGTGGAAACTGTTGAATACAAGAACATCAGCTTCACAGTCTGGGATGTGGGTGGCCAGGACAAGATTCGGCCTCTCTGGAGACACTACTTCCAGAACACCCAAG GTTTGATATTTGTGGTGGACAGCAACGATCGGGAGAGAGTAAACGAGGCGAGAGAGGAACTTATGAGGATGCTAGCTGAAGATGAGTTGCGGGACGCCGTGCTGCTTGTCTTTGCAAACAAACAG GATCTGCCTAATGCCATGAATGCAGCTGAGATAACAGACAAATTGGGCCTTCATTCTCTGCGTCACCGCAATTGGTACATCCAGGCCACCTGTGCCACCAGTGGGGATGGGCTATATGAAGGCCTGGACTGGTTGGCCAACCAGCTCAAGAACAAGAAGTGA